One Helianthus annuus cultivar XRQ/B chromosome 7, HanXRQr2.0-SUNRISE, whole genome shotgun sequence genomic region harbors:
- the LOC110866484 gene encoding uncharacterized protein LOC110866484, producing MSSFAEAHGVPTRTGESGPVILDRNESVFTRKPDVSTDKLETCASSDSKSHSDGSDNYSSVPETSDNTSETHEEGSSDEPDSQVADSGTSDNERSTSENSECAKHSDLSSAKPEESQTGSNIDCSLHEKPESADVKDSEVDEAKEKIFAESISEETNVISKLEEKRSIDINSSVDSNDETEEEIFVETFSTKTPEKMVSEEKESVEVNSTDNSTFDPKRSDSEESVSNETKSPESVPSKKKRSRKNRRPRKKKVRKENLSLGQTEPKLKGKAVDTCSCADNCKQGSSKIKHTHKKSSSKEKKGLDQFPGITQAELNVFFSKRQTCFNCGIPGHIARNCVNRPFVPHYSGNTHHQKAMHYRSDGNRFSRAKSSDGDWNLAKKNNQKFSNTNRFQRHHMESKVSSLYKNMSNNNTDSKIWKPTVLTRSQSQSSQPSTSTSSPQTSNSTKSYMIFREVSYTDNNGQLRSTMAWVPVSN from the coding sequence ATGTCTTCGTTTGCTGAGGCTCATGGTGTTCCGACTAGAACTGGTGAATCTGGTCCTGTGATTTTAGATCGCAATGAAAGTGTTTTCACAAGGAAACCTGATGTATCGACTGATAAACTAGAGACCTGTGCCTCAAGTGACTCAAAAAGTCATTCTGATGGTTCAGACAACTATTCTAGTGTGCCTGAAACATCAGATAATACATCAGAAACTCATGAAGAGGGATCATCTGATGAACCTGACAGTCAAGTTGCAGATTCTGGTACATCAGACAACGAGCGTAGTACTTCTGAGAATTCTGAATGTGCCAAACACTCAGATTTAAGTAGTGCAAAGCCCGAAGAGAGTCAAACAGGTTCAAACATAGACTGCTCTTTGCATGAGAAACCAGAATCAGCTGATGTCAAGGACTCGGAGGTTGACGAAGCTAAAGAAAAGATTTTCGCAGAATCCATTTCTGAAGAAACTAATGTGATCTCGAAGCTTGAGGAAAAGAGGTCCATAGACATTAATTCGTCAGTTGATTCAAATGATGAAACTGAAGAAGAGATATTTGTGGAAACCTTTTCTACCAAAACTCCTGAAAAGATGGTTTCTGAAGAAAAGGAATCTGTGGAAGTAAATTCGACAGATAATTCAACTTTTGACCCCAAAAGATCAGACTCTGAAGAAAGTGTTTCTAATGAAACAAAATCTCCTGAATCTGTTCCTTCTAAGAAGAAAAGATCACGTAAAAATAGAAGACCACGCAAAAAGAAAGTTCGAAAGGAAAACCTAAGCCTCGGGCAAACTGAACCTAAGCTGAAGGGTAAAGCTGTCGATACTTGCTCTTGTGCTGATAACTGTAAGCAGGGTTCTTCAAAGATAAAACATACACACAAGAAGTCAtcatcaaaagaaaagaaaggacTTGATCAGTTCCCTGGAATAACACAAGCAGAACTAAATGTCTTTTTCTCAAAGAGACaaacatgttttaattgtggaattCCAGGGCACATTGCTAGAAATTGTGTTAATCGGCCTTTCGTGCCTCACTACTCTGGTAACACACATCATCAGAAGGCTATGCATTATCGATCGGACGGAAATCGATTTTCTCGAGCCAAGTCTTCTGATGGAGACTGGAATCTAGCGAAAAAGAACAATCAAAAGTTTTCAAACACAAATAGGTTCCAAAGACATCATATGGAGTCAAAAGTCTCATCTTTATACAAAAATATGTCAAACAACAACACTGACTCTAAGATTTGGAAGCCCACGGTTCTTACTAGATCCCAGTCTCAGAGTTCACAACCGTCAACATCGACGTCTTCACCTCAAACCTCAAACTCTACTAAAAGTTATATGATCTTTCGTGAGGTTTCATACACTGATAACAATGGTCAACTTAGGTCAACAATGGCCTGGGTTCCAGTTTCTAATTAA